One region of Strigops habroptila isolate Jane chromosome 11, bStrHab1.2.pri, whole genome shotgun sequence genomic DNA includes:
- the DRG1 gene encoding developmentally-regulated GTP-binding protein 1 isoform X1, protein MSGTLAKIAEIEAEMARTQKNKATAHHLGLLKARLAKLRRELITPKGGGGGGPGEGFDVAKTGDARIGFVGFPSVGKSTLLSNLAGVYSEVAAYEFTTLTTVPGVIRYKGAKIQLLDLPGIIEGAKDGKGRGRQVIAVARTCNLILIVLDVLKPLGHKKIIENELEGFGIRLNSKPPNIGFKKKDKGGINLTATCPQSELDTETVKSILAEYKIHNADVTLRSDATADDLIDVVEGNRVYIPCIYVLNKIDQISIEELDIIYKVPHCVPISAHHRWNFDDLLEKIWDYLKLVRIYTKPKGQLPDYTSPVVLPYCKTTVEDFCMKIHKNLIKDFKYALVWGSSVKHNPQKVGKDHTLEDEDVIQIVKK, encoded by the exons ATGAGCGGTACCCTGGCGAAGATCGCGGAGATCGAGGCTGAG ATGGCCCGGACGCAGAAGAACAAGGCCACGGCTCATCACCTGGGGCTGCTGAAGGCCCGCTTGGCCAAGCTGCGCCGGGAGCTCATCACCCCCaagggaggcggcggcggcggccccggggaAG GTTTTGATGTTGCAAAGACAGGTGATGCCCGAAttgggtttgtgggttttcCATCAGTAGGGAAATCTACTCTTCTAAGTAATCTGGCTGGTGTATACTCTGAAGTGGCAGCATATGAATTCACTACGCTAACTACTGTGCCTGGAGTCATTAGATACAAAGGAGCAAAGATACAG CTGCTTGATCTCCCGGGAATTATTGAAGGTGCCAAGGATGGTAAAGGCAGAGGGCGGCAAGTCATTGCAG TTGCTCGAACCTGTAATCTCATTCTGATTGTTCTGGATGTGCTAAAACCCCTTGGTCACAAGAAAATCATTGAGAATGAACTGGAGGGATTTGGAATTCGTCTGAATAGTAAGCCCCCCAAtattggctttaaaaaaaaggataaaggaGGCATTAACCTTACAGCCACA TGTCCTCAGAGTGAGCTGGATACTGAAACAGTGAAGAGCATCTTAGCAGAGTACAAAATCCACAATGCTGATGTCACACTGCGCAGCGACGCCACTGCTGACGACCTCATTGATGTTGTTGAAGGAAACAG ggTTTACATCCCATGCATTTATGTCCTAAATAAAATTGACCAAATTTCCATTGAGGAACTAGATATTATTTACAAAGTACCCCACTGTGTACCAATATCTGCTCATCATCGCTGGAACTTCGATGATCTGCTGGAGAAAATTTGGGACTACTTAAAGCTAGTACGAAT CTACACCAAACCTAAAGGGCAGCTCCCAGACTACACCTCTCCTGTGGTACTACCTTACTGCAAGACCACAGTGGAGGATTTCTGCATGAAGATCCACAAAAATCTCATCAAAGACTTTAAATA tgCACTGGTCTGGGGTTCATCTGTTAAACACAACCCTCAGAAAGTTGGTAAAGACCATACTCTGGAAGATGAAGATGTTATTCAGATTGTGAAGAAATAA
- the DRG1 gene encoding developmentally-regulated GTP-binding protein 1 isoform X2, with the protein MSGTLAKIAEIEAEMARTQKNKATAHHLGLLKARLAKLRRELITPKGGGGGGPGEGFDVAKTGDARIGFVGFPSVGKSTLLSNLAGVYSEVAAYEFTTLTTVPGVIRYKGAKIQLLDLPGIIEGAKDGKGRGRQVIAVARTCNLILIVLDVLKPLGHKKIIENELEGFGIRLNSKPPNIGFKKKDKGGINLTATCPQSELDTETVKSILAEYKIHNADVTLRSDATADDLIDVVEGNRVYIPCIYVLNKIDQISIEELDIIYKVPHCVPISAHHRWNFDDLLEKIWDYLKLVRIYTKPKGQLPDYTSPVVLPYCKTTVEDFCMKIHKNLIKDFK; encoded by the exons ATGAGCGGTACCCTGGCGAAGATCGCGGAGATCGAGGCTGAG ATGGCCCGGACGCAGAAGAACAAGGCCACGGCTCATCACCTGGGGCTGCTGAAGGCCCGCTTGGCCAAGCTGCGCCGGGAGCTCATCACCCCCaagggaggcggcggcggcggccccggggaAG GTTTTGATGTTGCAAAGACAGGTGATGCCCGAAttgggtttgtgggttttcCATCAGTAGGGAAATCTACTCTTCTAAGTAATCTGGCTGGTGTATACTCTGAAGTGGCAGCATATGAATTCACTACGCTAACTACTGTGCCTGGAGTCATTAGATACAAAGGAGCAAAGATACAG CTGCTTGATCTCCCGGGAATTATTGAAGGTGCCAAGGATGGTAAAGGCAGAGGGCGGCAAGTCATTGCAG TTGCTCGAACCTGTAATCTCATTCTGATTGTTCTGGATGTGCTAAAACCCCTTGGTCACAAGAAAATCATTGAGAATGAACTGGAGGGATTTGGAATTCGTCTGAATAGTAAGCCCCCCAAtattggctttaaaaaaaaggataaaggaGGCATTAACCTTACAGCCACA TGTCCTCAGAGTGAGCTGGATACTGAAACAGTGAAGAGCATCTTAGCAGAGTACAAAATCCACAATGCTGATGTCACACTGCGCAGCGACGCCACTGCTGACGACCTCATTGATGTTGTTGAAGGAAACAG ggTTTACATCCCATGCATTTATGTCCTAAATAAAATTGACCAAATTTCCATTGAGGAACTAGATATTATTTACAAAGTACCCCACTGTGTACCAATATCTGCTCATCATCGCTGGAACTTCGATGATCTGCTGGAGAAAATTTGGGACTACTTAAAGCTAGTACGAAT CTACACCAAACCTAAAGGGCAGCTCCCAGACTACACCTCTCCTGTGGTACTACCTTACTGCAAGACCACAGTGGAGGATTTCTGCATGAAGATCCACAAAAATCTCATCAAAGACTTTAAATA A